One Littorina saxatilis isolate snail1 linkage group LG1, US_GU_Lsax_2.0, whole genome shotgun sequence genomic window carries:
- the LOC138945553 gene encoding carnosine synthase 1-like, translating into MMTAQSATRDNLTIQACLGQCTDPCPVQEQFRLFQTVFNQLKLPPIVDRREHPRSDAHRGITIVVLAELEEALNVFLEGNRQCPGGVLLAMSAGWMSRRPSPDHPDLDTLYIHQAMTADRGGQTYLDVFRNPRRVSYLVNHLTGFTTEFRRTEGEELAAFGLDTPTSSSLLLNRRADDKLLTTSMCATVGVAHPITVGFWLPGDHNLHQHYPNNYPTVTAVKLTSRDLDIRHVEAKVREFLTSGMLADYEKVVVKPFGPAWNSCKGVSFHDTNDITGVLQSVLDLLTVINLGDGVLVQSYHATFKPMIKPGLGRHAISTDNVSLGFRVRAIVARTPQNTARMTQVVCAVNEDSKPIGRVNTAPASLELTLQQWGVTDVRQQRSIRRSLRHSSERLMTELMQQERGLTSQERGGHGSQTELVGIDLILTEIKGDIVPVVIEVNAHDCLYHATVFETMQPHRQGQATRTFLHTMIDRSQTFLMAGKTVVVIGAGGYSKRNIWKDADQYGVKVILVDSNPDHPAKSEVHTFLYVNMVDHTQDKQHAKTILGLLAAQLPGVQPDGCLTFWEDCVPLAALVGEGLNLTHSPSFRAAMNAKSKVLTQSVLWAQTSESPNDLPLAAYASPSVKVNDMNDLEEAVKMVPLPAVLKLEFGSSAVGVKHVHNFQEAVEHVKHLQDTLRSEADRPGVGLGHGYSLLLMPCLLGTEHDVDVVLFEGQLVAAFLSDNGPTRLPLCAETAAVMPSVLRNEHQRQLVSAAASCCRGLGLSTGVFNVEMMLTARGPKLIEVNARMGGYYLRDWIRQLYNADLLLFALMCACGVRPVLTGYCSGLDDENGFSSSSFDDVTEDDGTLEDAKGPISVIDDVSSSPVIMNGDVSKQGMYRGVRANGLHADDKDVSENSNDITSIKTFKNVIQKNCLRKNYINSENSIDNHVSFSNDRNVTSSDGDVTKVHLMGIMLYPSRHALTTTATPQCLKQLHETGQIIFTQFETEVVDSAENGSPFEEPFGNLAVRATSLQKSRAKLVSVCTSLGLETKESLREILQDFVSLT; encoded by the exons ATGATGACCGCGCAGTCTGCCACCCGTGACAACTTGACCATCCAAGCGTGTCTTGGCCAATGTACGGACCCGTGTCCGGTTCAGGAGCAGTTCCGGCTCTTTCAGACTGTGTTCAATCAACTGAAACTGCCGCCCATCGTGGACAGGCGGGAACATCCACGCTCTGATGCACACAGGGGCATCACCATCGTTGTCCTCGCTGAGCTGGAGGAAGCTCTGAACGTCTTCCTTGAGG GTAACCGACAATGTCCGGGTGGCGTACTGCTGGCCATGAGCGCCGGGTGGATGTCACGGAGACCGTCACCTGACCACCCGGACCTGGACACGCTCTACATCCACCAGGCCATGACGGCTGACAGGGGTGGTCAGACCTACCTGGACGTGTTCAGAAATCCGCGACGGGTGAGCTACCTGGTCAACCACCTGACTGGCTTCACCACAGAGTTCCGGAGGACGGAGGGGGAGGAGCTTGCGGCCTTTGGCTTGGACACGCCCACCAGTTCATCCTTGTTGCTCAACCGCAGGGCTGATGATAAGCTTCTGACTACCTCTATGTGTGCTA CTGTGGGCGTGGCACACCCTATCACAGTGGGGTTCTGGTTGCCAGGAGACCACAACCTTCACCAACACTACCCCAACAACTACCCGACTGTCACTGCCGTGAAGCTGACGTCACGCGACCTTGACATCAGACACGTGGAGGCCAAGGTCAGAGAATTCCTCACATCAGGGATGTTGGCGGACTACGAAAAG GTGGTGGTCAAACCGTTTGGGCCTGCATGGAATTCCTGCAAGGGAGTTAGTTTTCATGACACAAATGACATCACGGGTGTCCTTCAATCTGTCCTGGACCTACTCACCGTTATCAACCTCGGTGACGGTGTGCTCGTGCAGTCTTACCATGCGACCTTTAAACCCATGATAAAACCCGGCCTTGGGCGTCACGCTATCAGTACCGACA ATGTCAGTCTTGGTTTCCGTGTGAGGGCGATTGTGGCCAGGACTCCACAGAACACAGCGCGGATGACACAG GTGGTATGTGCCGTCAACGAGGACAGCAAGCCCATCGGCAGAGTGAACACGGCCCCCGCCTCCCTGGAGCTGACGTTGCAGCAGTGGGGGGTGACGGACGTGCGTCAGCAGCGCAGCATCCGCCGCTCCTTGCGTCACAGCAGCGAGAGACTGATGACGGAGCTGATGCAGCAGGAGAGGGGCCTGACGTCACAAGAGAGAGGAGGCCATGGAAGTCAGACTGAACTAGTGG GAATCGACTTGATCCTGACGGAGATCAAAGGCGACATAGTGCCCGTGGTGATTGAGGTCAATGCGCACGACTGCCTGTATCACGCGACTGTGTTTGAGACCATGCAGCCCCACCGACAGGGACAGGCCACGCGCACGTTTCTTCACACAATGATTGACAG GTCGCAGACGTTTCTGATGGCAGGAAAGACGGTGGTGGTGATTGGTGCAGGAGGGTACAGCAAGAGAAACATCTGGAAAGACGCGGACCAGTATGGTGTTAAG GTCATCCTGGTGGACTCGAACCCAGACCACCCGGCCAAGTCTGAGGTGCACACGTTTCTGTACGTGAACATGGTGGACCACACACAGGACAAGCAGCACGCCAAAACCATCCTCGGCCTGCTGGCCGCTCAGCTACCCGGGGTACAGCCAGACGGGTGCCTGACCTTCTGGGAAGACTGCGTCCCTCTTGCCGCGCTCGTGGGGGAGGGTCTCAACCTGACGCACAGTCCCTCCTTCAG GGCGGCGATGAACGCCAAGTCCAAGGTGCTGACACAGTCAGTGCTGTGGGCGCAGACCTCAGAGTCACCTAACGACCTGCCGCTCGCAGCCTACGCCAGTCCATCCGTCAAGGTCAACGACATGAATGATCTGGAAGAAGCGGTTAAAATG GTCCCCCTGCCAGCAGTGCTGAAGCTGGAGTTTGGCTCAAGCGCGGTGGGCGTGAAACACGTGCACAACTTTCAGGAGGCCGTGGAGCACGTGAAACACTTGCAAGACACGCTCCGCTCTGAGGCCGACCGCCCGGGGGTGGGTCTGGGACACGGGTACAGCCTACTGCTGATGCCCTGCCTCTTGGGCACCGAGCACGACGTGGACGTCGTCCTCTTTGAAGGGCAGCTGGTGGCGGCTTTCCTCTCTGACAACGGTCCCACTCGCCTGCCTCTCTGTGCGGAGACTGCTGCTGTCATGCCCTCTGTGCTTCGTAACG AGCACCAGCGACAGTTAGTGTCCGCAGCGGCGTCGTGCTGCCGAGGTCTGGGCCTCAGCACAGGGGTGTTTAACGTGGAGATGATGCTGACTGCCCGCGGGCCCAAGCTGATCGAGGTCAACGCGCGAATGGGCGGGTATTACCTCCGTGACTGGATCCGTCAGCTCTACAACGCCGACCTCCTTCTCTTCGCCCTCATGTGTGCCTGTGGCGTCAGGCCCGTTCTCACCGGCTACTGCAGCGGCCTTGACGATGAAAATGGCTTCAGCTCTAgcagctttgatgacgtcactgagGACGATGGAACTCTCGAGGATGCTAAAGGACCCATcagtgtcatcgatgacgtcaGCAGCAGCCCTGTCATCATGAACGGGGATGTTAGTAAACAAGGCATGTACAGGGGTGTCAGAGCCAATGGCCTCCACGCTGATGATAAAGACGTTTCGGAAAACTCAAATGACATCACTAGTATCAAGACTTTCAAAAATGTAATCCAGAAGAACTGTCTCAGAAAGAATTACATCAATTCTGAAAATAGCATTGACAACCATGTCAGCTTCAGTAACGACCGTAACGTCACCAGCAGCGATGGTGACGTCACCAAGGTGCATCTGATGGGCATCATGCTCTACCCATCACGTCACGCTCTGACCACAACGGCCACACCTCAGTGTCTCAAGCAGTTGCACGAAACCGGTCAGATCATCTTCACGCAGTTTGAGACGGAGGTGGTCGATTCTGCTGAAAATGGATCGCCGTTTGAAGAGCCCTTCGGCAATCTTGCTGTCAGAGCTACCAGCCTGCAAAAGTCCAGGGCAAAGCTTGTCAGCGTGTGTACCAGCCTTGGGCTAGAAACCAAAGAGTCCCTTCGCGAAATCCTGCAGGACTTCGTCAGTCTCACGTAG
- the LOC138945567 gene encoding tRNA-uridine aminocarboxypropyltransferase 2-like: MEMDRQLVQSKDTCLWRVLYPLRMRMAIGSIMAENDSEDDFLSSFCRYADEIDMSELREGRRSVCDSCRRPCTVCWCPFLPRQPLQITTNIYILQHPFEESRRLRTVPILCRSVVADRVTVLRGKRFSLKKYPWLADVFQNPNTLLLYPGPGAVDLCQLPGVDKSQKSEVLHRPQGYNLVILDGTWAQAKGLYCQNDALKRLQKVQIHHREKSKYVIRTQPTEGALSTLETAAVALSTLEHRPEILEILTRPLVALCDFQISHGAAEHQSREYKIENGLWTKPLTRAMQRRMQERQVKPEEDCDDSFL, from the exons ATGGAGATGGATCGACAACTCGTGCAGTCAAAAGACACTTGCTTGTGGCGAGTGCTCTACCCTTTGCGCATGCGCATGGCAATCGGTTCTATCATGGCAGAGAACGACAGCGAAGACGACTTTCTGTCTTCGTTTTGCCGATATGCGGACGAAATCGATATGTCTGAATTACGAGAAGGGAGAAGAAGTGTCTGTGATAGCTGTCG ACGCCCTTGCACAGTGTGCTGGTGTCCATTCCTGCCCAGACAGCCACTGCAGATCACCACCAACATTTACATTCTTCAACACCCTTTCGAG GAATCACGGCGCCTGCGGACGGTTCCCATCCTGTGCAGAAGTGTTGTTGCTGACAGGGTCACAGTCCTAAGGGGCAAAAGATTTTCTCTAAAGAA ATACCCATGGCTAGCAGATGTGTTTCAAAATCCTAACACCCTGCTTCTGTACCCTGGGCCCGGTGCTGTGGACCTGTGTCAGCTGCCTGGGGTGGACAAGTCCCAGAAGAGCGAGGTCCTTCACAGACCGCAGGGCTACAACCTGGTCATCCTGGATGGGACCTGGGCGCAGGCTAAAGGACTGTACTGTCAAAACGACGCGTTGAAGCGGTTACAGAAG GTACAGATCCACCACAGAGAAAAGAGCAAATACGTGATTCGCACCCAGCCTACGGAGGGTGCGCTGTCAACGCTTGAAACTGCAGCCGTGGCTCTTTCGACTCTGGAGCACAGACCTGAGATTTTAGAG ATTTTGACCCGCCCCCTGGTAGCACTGTGTGACTTCCAGATTAGTCACGGAGCGGCGGAGCACCAGAGCCGGGAGTACAAGATAGAGAACGGTCTGTGGACAAAGCCTCTGACACGTGCCATGCAGCGTCGTATGCAGGAGAGACAAGTCAAACCTGAAGAAGACTGCGATGATTCCTTCCTTTGA